The following proteins are co-located in the Macaca thibetana thibetana isolate TM-01 chromosome 6, ASM2454274v1, whole genome shotgun sequence genome:
- the RELL2 gene encoding RELT-like protein 2 encodes MSEPQPDLEPPQHGLYMLFLLVLVFFLMGLVGFMICHVLKKKGYRCRTSRGSEPDDAQLQPPEDDDMNEDTVERIVRCIIQNEANAEALKEMLGDSEGEGTVQLSSVDATSSLQDGAPSHHHTVHLGSAAPCIHCSRSKRPPLVRQGRSKEGKSRPRTGETTVFSVGRFRVTHIEKRYGLHEHRDGSPTDRSWGSGGGQDPGGGQGSGGGQPKAGMPAMERLPPERPQPQVLASPPVQNGGLRDSSLAPCALEGNPRASAEPTLRDRGRGPSPGLPTQEANGQQSKPDTSDHQVSLPRGAGGM; translated from the exons ATGTCGGAACCACAGCCTGACCTGGAACCGCCCCAACATGGGCTGTATATGCTCTTCCTGCTTGTGCTGGTCTTCTTCCTCATGGGCCTGGTAGGTTTCATGATCTGCCACGTGCTCAAGAAGAAGGGCTACCGCTGCCGCACGTCGAGGGGCTCCGAGCCTGACGATGCCCAGCTTCAGCCCC CTGAGGACGATGACATGAATGAGGACACAGTAGAGAGGATTGTTCGCTGCATCATCCAAAATGAAG cCAATGCTGAGGCCTTGAAGGAGATGCTGGGGGACAGTGAAGGAGAAGGGACAGTGCAGCTGTCCAG TGTGGATGCCACCTCCAGCCTGCAGGATGGAGCCCCCTCCCATCATCACACAGTGCACCTGGGCTCTGCAGCCCCTTGCATCCATTGCAGCCGCAGCAAGAGGCCTCCACTTGTCCGTCAGGGACGCTCCAAGGAAGGAAAAAGCCGCCCCCGGACAGGGGAGACCACTGTGTTCTCTGTGGGCAG GTTCCGGGTGACACACATTGAGAAGCGCTATGGACTGCATGAACACCGTGATGGCTCCCCCACGGACAGGAGCTGGGGCTCTGGTGGGGGACAGGACCCAGGGGGTGGTCAGGGGTCTGGGGGAGGGCAGCCCAAGGCAGGGATGCCTGCCATGGAGAGGCTGCCCCCTGAGAGGCCACAGCCCCAGGTCCTAGCCAGCCCCCCAGTACAGAATGGAGGACTCAGGGACAGCAGCCTAGCCCCTTGTGCACTTGAAGGGAACCCCAGAGCTTCTGCAGAGCCAACactgagggacagagggaggggccCAAGCCCAGGGCTGCCCACTCAAGAGGCAAATGGGCAGCAAAGCAAACCGGACACTTCCGATCACCAG GTGTCTCTACCACGGGGAGCAGGGGGTATGTGA
- the FCHSD1 gene encoding F-BAR and double SH3 domains protein 1 codes for MQPPPRKVKPAQEVKLRFLEQLSILQTRQQREADLLEDIRSYSKQRAAIEREYGQALQKLAGPFLKREGHRSGEMDSRTVFGAWRCLLDATVAGGQTRLQASDRYRDLAGGTGRSAKEQVLRKGTENLQRAQAEVLQSVRELSRSRKLYGQRERVWALAQEKAADVQARLNRSDHGIFHSRTSLQKLSTKLSAQSAQYSQQLQAARNEYLLTLVATNAHLDHYYQEELPALLKALVSELSEHLRDPLTSLSRTELEAAEVVLEHAHRGEQTTSQVSWEQDLKLFLKEPGVFSPTPPQQFQPAGTDQVCALEWGAESMAGESGLEKEVQRLTSRAARDYKIQNHGHRVLQRLEQRRQQASEREAPGIEQRLQEVRESIRRAQVSQVKGAARLTLLQGAGLDVQRWLKPAMTQAQDEVEQERRLSEARLSQRDLSPTAEDAELSDFEECEETGELFEEPAPQALATRPLPCPAHVVFRYQAGHEDELTITEGEWLEVIEEGDADEWVKARNQHGEVGFVPERYLNFPDLSLPESGQDSDNPSGAEPKAFLARALYSYTGQSAEELSFPEGALIRLLPRAQDGVDDGFWRGEFGGHVGVFPSLLVEELLGPPGPPELSDPEQMLPSPSPPSFSPPAPTSVLDGPPAPVLPGDKALDFPGLLDMMVPRLRPMRPPPPPPAKAPDPGHPDPLT; via the exons ATGCAGCCACCGCCCCGAAAA GTGAAGCCggcccaggaggtgaagcttcGCTTCCTGGAACAGCTGAGCATCCTTCAGACCCGGCAGCAAAGGGAGGCGGATCTGCTGGAGGACATCAG ATCCTACAGCAAGCAGAGGGCAGCCATTGAACGGGAGTATGGGCAG GCACTCCAGAAACTGGCTGGCCCATTCCTGAAGAGGGAAGGGCACCGGAGCGGCGAGATGGACAGCAG GACAGTGTTCGGTGCCTGGCGCTGCCTGCTGGATGCCACCGTGGCTGGGGGCCAAACCCGGCTCCAGGCGTCCGACCGATACCGTGACCTAGCAGGGGGCACAGGGCGGAGCGCCAAGGAGCAGGTGCTTAGGAAG GGAACAGAGAACCTCCAGAGGGCGCAGGCCGAGGTGCTGCAGTCTGTCCGGGAGCTGAGCCGAAGTCGGAAGCTGTATGGGCAGCGGGAACGTGTGTGGGCCTTGGCACAGGAGAAGGCAGCTGACGTCCAGGCCAG GCTAAACCGAAGTGACCATGGGATCTTCCACTCTCGGACCAGTCTCCAGAAACTGAGCACCAAG CTGTCCGCCCAGTCAGCCCAGTACTCCCAGCAGCTGCAAGCCGCCCGCAATGAGTACCTGCTTACTTTGGTGGCTACCAACGCCCACCTCGACCATTACTACCAGGAGGAACTGCCAGCTCTGCTCAAG GCCCTTGTCAGTGAGCTGTCAGAACACTTGAGGGACCCCTTGACCTCCCTCAGCCGCACTGAGCTGGAAGCCGCAGAGGTCGTCCTGGAGCATGCCCACCGTGGGGAGCAGACAACCTCCCAG GTAAGCTGGGAGCAAGACCTGAAGCTGTTTCTTAAGGAGCCTGGTGtattttcccccaccccacctcagcaGTTTCAGCCAGCAGGGACTGATCAG GTGTGTGCCCTGGAGTGGGGAGCAGAAAGCATGGCTGGCGAGAGTGGCCTGGAGAAAGAGGTTCAGCGCTTGACCAGCCGAGCTGCCCGTGACTACAAGATCCAGAACCATGGGCATCGG GTACTGCAGCGACTGGAGCAGAGGCGGCAGCAGGCTTCAGAACGGGAGGCTCCAGGCATAGAACAGAGGTTACAGGAAGTGCGAGAGAGCATCCGCCGGGCACAG GTGAGCCAGGTGAAGGGGGCTGCCCGGCTGACTCTGCTGCAGGGGGCTGGCCTCGATGTGCAGCGCTGGCTGAAGCCAGCCATGACCCAGGCCCAGGATGAGGTAGAGCAGGAGCGACGTCTCAGTGAGGCTCGGCTGTCCCAGAGGGACCTCTCTCCAACC GCTGAGGATGCTGAGCTTTCTGACTTTGAGGAATGTGAGGAGACAGGAGAGCTCTTTGAGGAGCCTGCCCCCCAAGCCCTGGCCACtaggcccctcccctgccctgcacaTGTGGTATTTCGCTATCAG GCAGGGCATGAGGATGAGCTGACAATCACGGAGGGTGAGTGGCTGGAGGTCATAGAGGAGGGAGATGCTGACGAATGGGTCAAG GCTCGGAACCAGCACGGTGAGGTAGGCTTTGTCCCTGAGCGGTATCTCAACTTCCCGGACCTCTCCCTCCCAGAGAGCGGCCAAGACAGTGACAATCCCTCTGGGGCAGAGCCCAAAG CATTCCTGGCACGGGCCCTGTACAGCTACACCGGACAGAGTGCAGAGGAGCTGAGCTTCCCTGAGGGGGCGCTCATCCGTCTGCTGCCCCGGGCCCAAGATGGAGTAGATGACGGCTTCTGGAGGGGAGAATTTGGGGGCCATGTTGGGGTCTTCCCCTCACTGCTGGTGGAAGAGCTGCTTGGTCCCCCAGGGCCACCTGAACTCTCTGACCCTGAACAG ATGCTGCCgtccccttctcctcccagctTCTCCCCACCTGCACCTACCTCTGTGTTGGATGGGCCCCCTGCACCTGTCCTGCCTGGGG ACAAAGCCCTGGACTTCCCTGGGCTCCTGGACATGATGGTACCTCGACTCAGGCCG ATGCGTCCACCACCTCCCCCGCCGGCTAAAGCCCCGGATCCTGGCCACCCAGATCCCCTCACCTGA